A stretch of the Chlamydia pecorum E58 genome encodes the following:
- the gyrB gene encoding DNA topoisomerase (ATP-hydrolyzing) subunit B translates to MDIEVKNYDASAITVLEGLQAVRERPGMYIGDAGISGLHHLVYEVIDNSIDEALAGYCTEINVRILEDGGITISDNGRGIPVEIHKRESEKQGREISALEVVLTVLHAGGKFDKDSYKVSGGLHGVGVSCVNALSEKLVATVCKGQQIYQMEFSRGVPETPLQRLGATENQGTTITFYPDPKIFSVCVFDRSILMKRLRELAFLNRGIRIHFEDDRDVSFDKVTFFYEGGIQSFVNYLNQNKESLFPEPIYIFGVRPGDDGDAEFEASLQWNSGYSELIYSYVNNIPTRQGGTHLTGFSTALTRVLNAYIKANNLAKNEKLSLTGEDIREGLTAVISVKVPNPQFEGQTKQKLGNGSVGSVAQQVTGEVLTTFFDENPQIAKLIVEKVFIAAQAREAAKKARELTLRKSALDSARLPGKLIDCLEKDPEKCEVYIVEGDSAGGSAKQGRDRRFQAILPIRGKILNVEKARLQKIFQNQEIGTIIAALGCGIGSDTFNLEKLRYKRIIIMTDADVDGSHIRTLLLTFFYRHMTALIENECVYIAQPPLYKVSKKKEFRYILSENEMDDYLLTLGMGECRAVFTDTQRELSGDALDSFVKVILSIESFITALEKKAIPFSEFLEMYKDSLGYPLYYCTPNKKESGMYLYSEEEKDQILAREEVKIVELYKPSVFLEIQNQLQDYGMDIRNYLIPQTHPIQILSDDSKILPYTCYTLQEVINYLKTIGRKGIEIQRYKGLGEMNADQLWDTTMNPEQRTLIRVSLKDAVEADHVFTMLMGEEVPPRREFIESHALSIRMNNLDI, encoded by the coding sequence ATGGATATAGAAGTAAAAAATTATGATGCCTCTGCCATTACTGTGTTGGAAGGATTGCAGGCTGTTCGTGAGCGTCCTGGGATGTATATCGGGGATGCTGGAATCTCTGGATTGCATCACTTGGTGTATGAGGTTATTGATAACAGTATTGATGAAGCCTTGGCGGGGTATTGCACAGAAATCAATGTGCGTATACTTGAGGATGGAGGGATTACCATTTCGGACAATGGGCGAGGAATTCCAGTAGAGATTCACAAGAGGGAATCAGAAAAACAAGGGAGGGAAATTTCTGCATTAGAAGTGGTCTTAACAGTACTACATGCAGGAGGAAAGTTTGATAAGGATAGCTATAAGGTGTCTGGAGGACTTCATGGTGTGGGGGTTTCTTGTGTAAATGCTTTGTCCGAAAAGCTTGTTGCTACGGTGTGTAAGGGTCAGCAAATCTATCAGATGGAGTTTTCTCGAGGTGTGCCAGAGACTCCTTTACAAAGATTGGGGGCTACAGAAAACCAGGGGACAACGATTACCTTTTATCCTGATCCAAAGATTTTTTCTGTCTGTGTCTTTGATCGTTCTATTTTAATGAAGCGTCTTCGGGAGCTAGCCTTTTTAAATCGTGGGATACGCATTCATTTTGAAGATGATAGAGATGTAAGTTTTGATAAGGTGACCTTCTTTTATGAAGGGGGGATCCAATCTTTTGTAAATTACTTGAATCAAAACAAAGAAAGCCTATTTCCTGAGCCTATTTATATTTTTGGGGTGCGACCTGGGGATGATGGGGATGCGGAGTTTGAAGCATCCTTACAGTGGAACTCCGGATATTCTGAATTGATTTACTCCTATGTGAATAACATTCCTACCCGTCAGGGGGGAACCCATCTTACAGGATTTTCTACTGCGTTAACTCGGGTTTTAAATGCCTATATTAAAGCAAACAATCTTGCTAAGAATGAGAAGCTTTCCCTTACGGGAGAAGATATTCGAGAGGGATTAACTGCGGTAATTTCTGTGAAGGTGCCTAATCCTCAGTTTGAGGGGCAAACAAAGCAAAAGTTGGGAAATGGAAGTGTAGGTTCTGTAGCACAGCAGGTTACTGGAGAGGTTTTAACCACATTTTTTGATGAAAACCCACAAATTGCCAAGCTTATTGTAGAAAAGGTTTTCATTGCTGCACAAGCTAGAGAAGCTGCGAAGAAAGCCAGGGAATTAACCTTAAGGAAAAGTGCTTTAGATAGCGCGCGTCTTCCAGGAAAGCTGATTGACTGTTTAGAGAAGGATCCAGAGAAATGTGAGGTATATATTGTTGAGGGAGACTCTGCGGGAGGTTCTGCAAAACAAGGAAGGGACCGTAGGTTCCAGGCTATCCTGCCCATTCGTGGAAAGATTTTAAATGTTGAGAAAGCACGCCTACAGAAGATTTTCCAGAACCAAGAGATTGGAACAATTATTGCAGCATTAGGCTGTGGTATTGGTTCTGATACGTTTAATCTTGAAAAGCTGCGATATAAACGCATTATTATTATGACAGATGCTGATGTGGATGGTTCTCATATTCGCACATTGCTGCTAACGTTCTTTTACCGGCATATGACAGCTCTTATAGAGAATGAGTGTGTGTATATTGCTCAGCCTCCTTTATACAAGGTGAGTAAGAAAAAAGAATTTCGTTATATCTTATCCGAAAATGAGATGGATGATTATCTCCTAACTTTAGGGATGGGAGAGTGTAGGGCTGTATTTACAGATACACAAAGAGAACTTAGTGGAGATGCTTTAGATTCTTTTGTTAAGGTGATTTTAAGCATAGAAAGCTTTATTACAGCACTTGAGAAAAAGGCAATACCCTTTTCTGAGTTTTTAGAGATGTACAAAGACTCCCTGGGGTATCCGTTATACTATTGTACTCCAAACAAGAAAGAGAGTGGGATGTATCTGTATTCTGAGGAAGAAAAAGACCAAATTCTTGCCCGGGAAGAGGTGAAAATTGTAGAGCTTTATAAGCCTTCTGTATTCCTAGAGATCCAAAATCAACTTCAAGATTACGGCATGGATATCCGTAACTATCTGATTCCTCAAACTCATCCTATTCAAATCTTAAGTGATGATTCTAAAATCTTGCCCTATACTTGCTATACCTTGCAAGAGGTGATTAATTATCTTAAAACTATAGGAAGGAAAGGAATCGAGATTCAGCGCTACAAAGGTCTCGGAGAGATGAATGCGGATCAGCTTTGGGATACCACAATGAACCCTGAGCAAAGAACATTAATTCGGGTATCCTTGAAGGATGCTGTAGAAGCAGATCATGTTTTTACAATGCTTATGGGAGAAGAGGTCCCACCAAGAAGAGAATTTATAGAGAGTCACGCCCTATCTATTCGGATGAATAATTTAGATATTTAG
- a CDS encoding DNA polymerase III subunit delta' (catalyzes the DNA-template-directed extension of the 3'-end of a DNA strand; the delta' subunit seems to interact with the gamma subunit to transfer the beta subunit on the DNA), protein MPIEDDPWSALLLKIQAGEVPQAILLHSFQDEMLRHKAYDLAAEIILSRLPEAQYKIQAHIHPDIHEFSPSGKGRLHSIDLAREIKKDIWIPPFEASYKVYIIEEADRMTLSAISAFLKVLEEPPHHAILILTSTKPQRLPATILSRTLGVFLKEREIPLPDQEAIECMYRCALEEIPITEVGNLVKGGPDIEKQLLRDKARKFLEVLLKLYRDRYMLDLGCFPSALSYPTYQDKSLLLPKLPLEKVLTVIESAYQALDNSSSAASVLEWVALQLLSLRFQAQKSEASSYSN, encoded by the coding sequence ATGCCAATAGAAGATGATCCTTGGTCTGCTCTGTTGCTGAAAATCCAAGCCGGGGAAGTTCCTCAGGCAATTTTGTTGCACAGCTTTCAAGATGAAATGCTTCGTCATAAGGCCTATGACCTTGCTGCTGAAATCATCTTGTCAAGATTGCCAGAAGCTCAATATAAGATCCAAGCTCACATCCATCCTGACATTCATGAGTTTTCCCCTTCAGGGAAAGGAAGACTACACTCTATAGATCTTGCAAGAGAGATTAAGAAGGACATTTGGATACCTCCTTTTGAGGCATCCTATAAGGTGTATATCATTGAAGAAGCTGATAGGATGACATTATCTGCGATATCTGCTTTTCTTAAGGTGCTAGAAGAACCTCCCCACCATGCCATCTTAATTTTAACCTCCACAAAGCCTCAGCGTTTGCCTGCAACGATTTTATCACGCACATTAGGGGTTTTCTTAAAAGAAAGAGAGATACCTCTTCCTGATCAGGAAGCCATAGAATGTATGTATCGTTGTGCTTTAGAAGAGATCCCTATTACAGAAGTAGGGAACCTTGTTAAGGGAGGTCCAGACATTGAAAAGCAACTTCTTAGAGATAAAGCTAGAAAGTTCTTAGAAGTGCTTTTAAAGCTATATCGCGATCGGTATATGTTAGATTTAGGATGTTTCCCTTCAGCTCTATCCTACCCTACATATCAGGACAAGTCTCTTCTTTTACCTAAGTTGCCTTTAGAAAAAGTTTTAACAGTTATAGAGAGTGCCTATCAAGCTCTAGACAACTCCTCATCTGCAGCAAGTGTTCTAGAATGGGTAGCTTTGCAGCTTCTATCGTTGAGGTTTCAAGCTCAGAAATCAGAAGCTTCTAGCTACTCGAACTAG
- the gyrA gene encoding DNA topoisomerase (ATP-hydrolyzing) subunit A, which produces MLHNEEIIVPKNLEEEMKESYLRYSMSVIISRALPDIRDGLKPSQRRILYAMRQLSLTPGAKHRKCAKICGDTSGDYHPHGESVIYPTLVRMAQPWAMRYPLVDGQGNFGSLDGDPAAAMRYTEARLTHSAIFLMEDLDKDTVDMVSNYDETKHEPTVFPAKFPNLLCNGSSGIAVGMATNIPPHNLGELIEATLLLLSNPTASIEEIMEVMPGPDFPTGGIICGHEGICSTYHTGRGKIKVRARLHVEENTEKHRESIVITEIPYNVNKSRLIEQIADLVNDKTLSGISDVRDESDKEGVRVVLELKKGESSEVMINRLYKFTDVQTTFGANMLALDKNLPRTMNIHRMISAWIRHRAEVLRRRTRFELNKAETRAHILEGYLKALSCLDAVVKTIQDSDSKEHAKQQIIELYGFTDAQAVAILELRLYQLTGLEAEKTRKEYDELLDKIAYYKRVLADEELVKDIIRTELQDLVKYHKTPRKTTIEFDADDVRDIEDIITDESVIITISGDDYVKRMPIKVFREQRRGGHGVSGFDMKKGSDFLKAVYSASTKDYLLIFTNFGQCYWIKVWRLPEGERRSKGKSLINFLEGIRPGEQVAAILNVKSFENADFLFLATKQGVVKKVPLDAFSNPRKKGIRALEIDDNDELIAACHIENEHDRVMLFTKLGMAVRFPHDKVRPMGRAARGVRGVSLKNQEDCVVSCQIVTDNQSVLVVCENGFGKRSLVSDFRETNRGGIGVRSILINERNGDVLGAVPVADNDSILLMSGQGQAIRISMQDVRIMGRSTQGVRLVHLKDGDVLVAMERLPSSNESSESELIEKENVSI; this is translated from the coding sequence ATGTTGCACAATGAAGAAATTATTGTTCCTAAGAATCTAGAAGAGGAAATGAAGGAGAGCTACCTTCGTTATTCTATGTCTGTGATTATTTCTCGGGCACTTCCAGATATTCGAGATGGATTAAAGCCTTCGCAGAGGCGTATTCTATATGCTATGAGGCAGTTAAGCTTAACTCCGGGAGCAAAACATAGAAAGTGTGCAAAGATCTGCGGAGATACTTCTGGAGATTACCATCCCCATGGGGAAAGTGTAATCTATCCTACCTTGGTAAGAATGGCTCAGCCTTGGGCAATGCGTTATCCTCTTGTAGATGGCCAAGGGAACTTTGGTTCTTTGGATGGAGATCCAGCTGCTGCTATGCGATATACAGAAGCTAGGCTCACTCATAGTGCGATTTTCCTTATGGAAGATCTTGATAAAGACACTGTAGATATGGTTTCGAACTATGACGAAACAAAACATGAGCCTACAGTATTCCCTGCAAAATTCCCCAATCTTTTATGCAATGGTTCTTCTGGAATTGCTGTGGGAATGGCAACAAATATTCCTCCACATAATCTTGGAGAGCTGATTGAAGCAACCCTTTTGCTCTTGAGCAACCCTACAGCATCTATAGAAGAGATTATGGAGGTCATGCCAGGACCAGATTTTCCTACGGGGGGAATTATCTGCGGGCATGAAGGGATTTGCTCGACCTATCATACAGGGAGAGGGAAAATCAAAGTGCGTGCTCGTCTCCATGTTGAGGAGAACACAGAAAAGCATAGAGAAAGCATCGTAATCACAGAAATACCATATAACGTTAACAAATCTCGCCTGATTGAGCAGATCGCGGATCTTGTAAATGATAAAACTTTATCGGGTATTTCTGATGTTCGTGATGAGTCGGATAAGGAGGGGGTTCGCGTTGTCCTAGAGTTAAAGAAAGGTGAATCCTCAGAAGTCATGATTAATAGGCTCTATAAGTTTACGGATGTCCAGACGACTTTTGGAGCAAATATGTTGGCCTTGGATAAAAATCTTCCAAGGACCATGAACATCCATAGAATGATTTCCGCATGGATTCGCCATCGTGCAGAAGTTTTACGAAGAAGAACCCGATTTGAGCTTAATAAAGCAGAAACTCGTGCGCATATTTTAGAAGGCTATTTAAAAGCTTTGTCGTGTTTGGATGCTGTAGTAAAGACGATTCAAGATAGTGATAGCAAAGAGCATGCAAAGCAGCAAATCATTGAGCTTTATGGTTTTACAGATGCTCAGGCAGTGGCAATTTTAGAACTTAGGCTGTATCAACTTACTGGATTAGAAGCTGAAAAAACGCGTAAGGAGTATGATGAGCTGTTAGATAAGATTGCTTATTATAAACGTGTTCTTGCGGATGAGGAGCTTGTTAAGGATATTATACGAACCGAGCTTCAGGATCTTGTTAAGTACCATAAGACCCCAAGAAAAACCACGATAGAGTTTGATGCTGATGATGTGCGTGATATTGAGGATATCATTACCGATGAGTCTGTTATTATTACGATTTCTGGGGATGACTATGTAAAGAGAATGCCTATTAAGGTCTTTAGAGAGCAGCGTCGTGGCGGTCATGGAGTTTCGGGCTTTGATATGAAAAAGGGGTCGGACTTCTTAAAGGCAGTATATTCTGCTTCTACAAAGGATTACTTGTTAATCTTTACAAATTTTGGACAATGCTATTGGATTAAAGTCTGGAGACTCCCAGAAGGCGAACGAAGATCTAAAGGGAAATCTCTGATTAATTTCTTAGAGGGGATTCGTCCTGGAGAGCAGGTCGCTGCAATTCTAAATGTAAAAAGTTTTGAAAATGCTGACTTCTTATTTTTAGCTACAAAACAGGGTGTTGTTAAAAAGGTTCCTTTAGATGCATTTAGCAACCCAAGGAAAAAAGGAATCCGTGCTTTAGAGATAGATGATAACGATGAGCTTATTGCTGCTTGTCACATTGAAAATGAACATGATCGGGTGATGCTCTTTACAAAGTTAGGAATGGCAGTACGTTTCCCTCATGATAAGGTCCGTCCCATGGGAAGAGCTGCTCGTGGAGTGCGTGGAGTTTCTCTCAAGAATCAAGAGGATTGTGTTGTTAGTTGCCAGATAGTTACAGATAACCAATCTGTACTTGTGGTATGTGAAAATGGATTTGGAAAGCGTTCTTTAGTTTCTGACTTTAGGGAAACAAACCGTGGTGGCATAGGAGTGCGCTCTATATTGATTAATGAAAGAAATGGCGATGTTCTTGGAGCAGTTCCTGTTGCGGATAATGATAGTATCTTATTGATGTCTGGACAGGGACAGGCGATTCGCATTAGTATGCAAGATGTTCGTATTATGGGAAGGTCTACACAAGGAGTGCGTCTTGTGCATCTTAAAGATGGGGACGTTCTTGTTGCGATGGAAAGATTGCCATCTTCTAATGAAAGCAGTGAGTCGGAGTTGATAGAAAAAGAAAACGTTTCAATTTAG
- the tmk gene encoding dTMP kinase, with amino-acid sequence MFIVLEGGEGAGKTSLAEMLHQKLVSEGRSIVMTREPGGCPLGERIRELILQASETKVSQYTELFLFLATRAQHIQETIIPALERGDIVLCERFHDSTIVYQGIAEGLGMSFVSDLCYQAIGPKPFLPDLVVLLDVPAEIGLSRKVQQKTLDKFEKNPLSYHEAIRSGFLALANANPDRYLILDARQSLEESVKKVLQHIQCGLCQ; translated from the coding sequence ATGTTTATAGTTCTTGAAGGGGGAGAAGGAGCAGGCAAGACTTCTTTAGCAGAGATGTTGCATCAGAAATTAGTTTCTGAAGGGCGTTCTATAGTAATGACTCGAGAACCTGGAGGATGTCCCTTAGGAGAGCGCATTCGAGAGCTGATTTTACAAGCTTCTGAGACAAAAGTATCGCAGTATACCGAACTTTTCTTATTTTTAGCTACACGAGCTCAACATATACAAGAAACCATTATTCCAGCCTTAGAAAGGGGAGATATTGTTCTCTGCGAGCGATTTCATGATTCTACAATTGTATATCAGGGAATAGCTGAGGGGCTGGGGATGTCTTTTGTTTCAGATCTTTGCTACCAAGCTATAGGTCCTAAGCCTTTTCTTCCTGATCTCGTTGTACTTTTAGATGTTCCTGCTGAAATAGGTCTTTCTAGAAAGGTGCAGCAAAAAACTTTAGATAAGTTTGAGAAGAACCCTTTAAGCTATCATGAGGCCATTCGCTCTGGTTTCTTGGCTCTTGCTAATGCAAATCCTGATCGCTATTTGATTTTGGATGCTCGCCAGTCCTTAGAGGAGTCTGTAAAAAAGGTTTTACAACATATTCAGTGTGGCTTATGCCAATAG
- a CDS encoding DUF721 domain-containing protein, with translation MLLKPKVSKYQSKRTASPIKHAKNYVYSYLKAIQRIVSSKPQEVIEAWNQAFGKTYSGMSQAIGFKDQILFVKVYNSSLYALLKQASQRELISQIHKIVPYANIQEIQFLLG, from the coding sequence ATGCTCTTAAAGCCGAAAGTATCGAAATATCAAAGTAAAAGAACAGCCTCTCCCATTAAGCATGCAAAAAACTATGTATATAGTTATTTGAAAGCGATTCAAAGAATCGTGTCTTCAAAGCCTCAGGAAGTAATTGAAGCATGGAATCAAGCTTTTGGAAAAACATACTCAGGAATGTCTCAGGCAATAGGCTTTAAAGATCAAATTTTATTTGTAAAAGTATATAATTCGTCTTTGTATGCACTGCTTAAGCAAGCAAGTCAAAGAGAGCTAATTTCTCAAATACATAAAATAGTTCCTTATGCCAATATCCAGGAGATACAGTTTTTGTTGGGGTAA
- a CDS encoding hydrolase: MTTNSFFRRKLAGLDVIECPGNPEDPVIILCHGYGAQADNLTFFPSVCSFSQMRPTWIFPNGILPLSEKAEYGRAWFPLDISLFESLITDNSKVSPEKERKYRELFDVDLTPAKEAIENLITDLQRPYRQIFIGGFSQGAILTTHLVLTSQIPYGGALIFSGAYVFDQGWEEGIRKCAQVPFVQSHGLQDTILPYFLGEKLHGFLSQRLHGELVSFPGGHEISSGVLQKVQHILPLWQSASF, translated from the coding sequence ATGACAACAAACTCCTTTTTTCGCCGTAAGCTTGCTGGTCTTGATGTTATTGAATGTCCAGGAAATCCTGAGGATCCTGTAATTATTTTATGCCACGGGTATGGTGCCCAGGCTGATAACCTTACTTTTTTCCCTTCAGTATGTTCTTTCTCTCAAATGAGGCCTACATGGATCTTTCCTAATGGGATCCTGCCCTTATCTGAGAAAGCAGAATATGGTCGTGCATGGTTCCCTTTAGATATATCTCTCTTTGAATCTTTAATTACGGATAACTCTAAAGTTAGTCCAGAAAAAGAACGTAAATACCGAGAATTATTTGATGTTGACCTTACCCCTGCTAAGGAAGCCATTGAAAACCTTATTACAGATTTACAACGCCCCTACAGACAGATTTTTATTGGAGGGTTTAGCCAGGGAGCCATTTTAACAACACATTTGGTGTTAACCTCACAAATCCCCTATGGAGGAGCGCTAATTTTTTCTGGGGCTTACGTATTTGATCAGGGGTGGGAAGAAGGCATACGAAAATGTGCTCAGGTTCCCTTTGTACAAAGTCATGGTCTTCAAGACACTATCCTCCCTTATTTTCTTGGAGAGAAGCTCCATGGTTTTCTCTCTCAACGCCTTCATGGAGAACTCGTCTCTTTTCCTGGAGGTCATGAAATCAGCTCGGGAGTATTGCAGAAAGTTCAGCATATCCTTCCTTTATGGCAAAGCGCTAGCTTCTAA
- a CDS encoding MetQ/NlpA family ABC transporter substrate-binding protein, whose translation MKKILKFAWCVVVLCIATGCHNLKSQDLLRIAASPAPHAELLYALNEDAKALGLCLKVLPLDDYRIPNRLLLDKQIDANYFQHEEFFQDECERYNCVEELVPLVRVHIEPMGLYSKKFSSVQELRRKGKLTIAIPVDRTNSQRALDLLESCELISFKHTSSLNATKRDVCTLGERKISIHEIAAPLLMSSFQDVDAAVIPGNFAITGGLSPQEDSLWLEDFSTSKYANIVVVRKEDLATSKIQKLKQLLQSDRVRLFFEETYKGNILTTPLSPQS comes from the coding sequence GTGAAAAAAATATTGAAGTTTGCTTGGTGCGTAGTAGTTCTTTGTATAGCAACAGGTTGTCACAATTTAAAATCACAAGATCTTTTGCGCATAGCCGCAAGCCCAGCTCCCCATGCAGAGCTGCTTTATGCTTTAAATGAAGATGCTAAGGCTCTAGGGCTATGTTTAAAGGTTCTTCCTCTTGATGACTATCGAATCCCAAACCGCTTGCTTTTAGATAAGCAAATAGATGCCAACTATTTTCAACATGAAGAATTTTTTCAAGATGAGTGTGAGCGCTATAACTGCGTTGAGGAGCTTGTTCCTTTAGTGAGAGTTCATATAGAGCCTATGGGATTGTATTCTAAGAAGTTTTCAAGTGTCCAAGAGCTTAGACGCAAGGGGAAACTTACCATAGCAATCCCTGTAGATCGTACAAACTCTCAGCGAGCATTAGATCTTCTAGAATCTTGTGAATTAATTTCTTTTAAGCATACAAGTTCCCTAAATGCAACAAAAAGGGATGTATGTACTTTAGGAGAGCGCAAAATTTCCATTCATGAGATCGCTGCGCCATTATTGATGTCTTCGTTTCAAGATGTAGATGCTGCTGTTATTCCTGGAAATTTTGCGATTACAGGAGGATTATCTCCGCAGGAGGATAGTTTATGGTTAGAAGACTTTTCAACTTCTAAATATGCTAATATTGTTGTCGTTCGCAAGGAAGATTTAGCTACTTCGAAAATCCAAAAGCTTAAGCAGCTGTTGCAAAGTGATCGTGTAAGGCTCTTTTTTGAAGAGACCTATAAGGGGAACATTTTAACCACACCACTTTCCCCTCAATCTTAA